A genomic region of Entelurus aequoreus isolate RoL-2023_Sb linkage group LG19, RoL_Eaeq_v1.1, whole genome shotgun sequence contains the following coding sequences:
- the plaat1 gene encoding phospholipase A and acyltransferase 1: protein MDNQQHRSAMASNDPDPADPCGDPQPGDLIEIFRPAYQHWALYLGDGYIINLTPVDESQAAAMSSVKSVFSRKAVVRMQLLKEVVGADSYRVNNKYDHTHTPLAVDDIIQRAQVLIGQEVSYDLLGSNCEHFVTLLRYGQGVSEQATRAMGAISLVTAAASAFSVLGLINTRSRNRPF from the exons ATGGATAATCAACAACACAGATCTGCT atggCCTCCAACGACCCTGACCCCGCCGACCCCTGTGGTGACCCCCAGCCGGGTGACCTGATCGAGATATTCCGCCCGGCCTATCAGCATTGGGCGCTCTACTTGGGCGACGGTTACATCATCAACTTGACTCCAGTTG ACGAGAGCCAGGCGGCCGCCATGTCCAGCGTCAAGTCCGTCTTCAGCCGCAAGGCGGTGGTCCGCATGCAGCTGCTGAAGGAGGTGGTGGGCGCCGACTCCTACCGCGTCAACAACAAGTACGACCACACGCACACGCCGCTGGCCGTCGATGACATCATCCAGCGAGCGCAGGTCCTGATTGGCCAGGAGGTGTCCTACGACCTGCTGGGCAGCAACTGTGAGCACTTTGTCACCTTGCTGCGCTACGGCCAGGGAGTGTCCGAGCAG GCAACAAGAGCCATGGGGGCCATCAGCTTGGTGACGGCGGCGGCGAGCGCCTTCTCTGTCCTGGGACTGATCAACACTCGATCCAGGAACAGACCCTTCTGA